The nucleotide sequence AGTCACCCTACTGACTAAAGAGGGATAAGGTTTTGATTTGATGAAATctgattaaatttatttgttgGTAAAATTTAGGtaaaaaaagcacaaaatcaCCCATAATTTTATCACCCAGAGATAACTACACTTTGCTGTTTCTATCcactttttccttaaaatatgtgtatatatatgtgtgtgaacatacacacacatcatttTCCATATGATTAATATTtcttgaaaacattctttttatatgctCTCATCTGTTTTTCAAAACATGATAGTATACGTAACACCTGATCTTATGGATATGCCTTGCTGTGTTTTAGTTCCTTGGTATCATTCGATATTTATACTGTTTCCCATGTTTTGTgcttataaataatgctgttcCTTACTCTATGACTTGTTTTAAATCTTTGTCCCAATTTGCCTTAGAAAAAATTCTGAGATATGGTTTAAgggtatgaaaaatattttttagagcaaTTGATTTATGCTGCCAAGCTACCCTCCAGAAATGCACTGTAAATACACTCCTAAAAGCTAGATTCATCCATGTCTTCTAAACAGACTCTTTGAGCCTGCAAGCAGTAATGTATTTGAGTCTTTAGGAGAAAGATTGTGGCTTTCAATTTCATGGAAAGTTACCAAAGCTATGCTATTCTTTGTAGATGGAATTTTCAAACCAGGAGTACAGAATGTAGGTACCAAAGGAGAGTTGGTATACTCGGCATCTAAAAGACACATAAAATggtcattaaaaaattataactataGAATGCTTAACTGgacaggaaaaaaatctcatatttacatatgtaattaTCATTAGCACTAATAAAGTTCAGCAAGGATGCAAGAGTAATACACAATAACAAATAGCTGTGttgtaatatatattaaacataaaagCAACACACTATTACACatataatttgaaaaaagatACTTTTCACAGTAGCAAGAAAGACAAGATACCTACaaatatatctattaaaaatgGTGTAAAACCTTTATGGAGAAAATTATCAAACTTCTgacaaaggaggaggaagagggagaacagGTCACTTGCCTTCCAAGATGGCAGGACTTACTCCAAAGGTACAGTAGTTAAAAACAGTACATTAACCAGGAatggaaaaattaaagataaGAACAAGACAGACCCATGCATATGTAGACAATTGCTATCTAGAACACATAGTATCATTGAGGCaaccttaaaaaacaacaaagagaaaaggTAAATATGTTAGAAAAACAATCTAACTGGCAAAATATCTTAAGTCTAAAAATCATCAAGTACTGGAAAAGACGGAGAAACAGGAACTCAACACCACTAGTGAGAAGATAAATCTTAACAGCCACTCTTAGCTGACTATTCAGCATTTTCTAGAATAAGTAAAAATGTGCATGTCTTTTGACCtggcaattctactcctagatatgagaaacacacatatgcacaagGGAAAATTTCCTTAGGGCACTgcctataataataaaaaataaaagcactacCTCTTAATCAGCAAATGAATATGGCTCATATATACAGTAGAATACTATTCATCAATTAAAAAGGAtgaagtgctttgggaggccaaggtgggcagatcgcttgagtccaggagtttgaggccagcctgggcaacatggtgaaacccctctaccaaaaaaatacaaaaattagctgggcatggtggtgtacgcctgtagtccctgctacatgggggctgaggtgggaggactggttgagcccaagaggcggaggttgcaatgagttgtctacatttgtgaccagcctgggcaacatggtgaaaccccatctatacaaaaaatacaaaaattagctggatgtcgtggtgtgtgcctgtagtcctggctacttgagaggattgcttgagcctgggaagttgaggctgcagtgagccaagattgtgccactacactccagtctgggcaacagagtgagaccctgtctcaaagaaaacaaaacaaaaaaatcataaaactctaggattttattttgctttttcatgaACACCAATGTCTTCATGTTTGCTGGGACAAATATGAAAACACTgtatgaaaattttcttttaagttaCTGAGCTattcaaaagaaaccaaaatttAAATTGGCAGCTGATGTATTCCGTGCGTGGTTTATATAAGAAAGATAATGTACAACTCTAATCAAtaggttaaaagaaaaagtacTATGGCTCTACATCAAAAGATTggtgaataaatatatgtttcaaattaaaatgttaataacaaGCTGACAAATACTGAATATAATCAAGAGTATTAAAAACATACCaggaaattttctttctcttggacAAAATCATGCTGAATGAAATGGTACTTAATGTAATCCAATGTTAGGAAttaaacagatgaagaaaactattagaatgtCTAAGATGATGAAATCAATTTTGTTCAAAGATAGTTTGGGAAAAATGTTCCTGAGAAGTAACTCGATTCTTATACTTACCACTTTTTTCCAACTGCTGGATGATGGGGCTGGGAGTGGCAAAAACATTGTCATTGAGCCTGGATTCTGTATCTATGGCCTCCTCACTGGTGTGATTCATAGGGAAATTACAAGGTTAAAAAAGTTAACATTCAATCTCTGGGAAAAAATTTAACCTTACTAAATATCAAGTTTGGACAAACATTCAGTTATGCTTTATGGTATAGAAGTCCCATGaaacaaattcttttcttttttctaatatatatccATGGTACAAAAAGGTTAAGGACCATTAAGTTCAACTTATTAGTTCAAAAAGGGAACTATGTAACTCATGGGGCTTCAAAATCCTAAAGTGGAATTTTATAACCAGTGTACACATATAGATTAAAAACTTGCCATTTTTTTAAGACTAAAATGACTAATCCTGTCATATGATTATCATTGTCCTAGCCAATTACACAGATGTCTGTAAAATAGTTATAAAGAGAATATCACTGAATACAAGATAGTTCAGGATTGATTTTCACTTACAAGTTTCCAGTTTGGAATTTAAACATAATGACCCATGCTGTCTTTAACATCttgtgtaaacttttttttttttttttttttttttctggagacacggtcttgctctgccgccaggctgaagtgtagtggtgctatctcggctcattgcaacctccacctcccaggttcaagcgattctcccatctaagcctcccgagtagctgggactacaggcgtacaccactgcacctggctaatatttgtgtttttttggtagagacagggtttcaccatgttggccaggctggtctcgaactcctgacctcaggtgatccacccaccttgacctcccaaagtgctgggattacaggtgtggattacaggtgtgagccactacgcctggtcattgtgtaaaacatttttttaaaagtgtgtatacGGTATGGCACatatacaaaagaatatatatgttgtacaaaatttctaaaaataaaagggctgggcatagtggcttatgcctgttgcagggccaaagtgggaggatctcttcagggtatgagttggagaccaggctgcgCAACataccaagactccatctctacaaaaaataaaaaaaattaaaattagctgggagttgcggcacatacctgtagcctcagctacgcaggaggctgaggtggaagaaccACTCGAACCCagttcatggctgcagtgagctatcatcctgccactgcactctagcctgggtgttgGGAATGTTTCATGGAAAGAGTTGATTTGTAAATGTCTAAAACCTTTTACCCAGTCATTTTACCTCTAAGAAAACTCAACAAACATTTTGGCATAGTAGTATTTATTACAGCTTATTTATAATAGGGGAAAACTGGAAAGAACCAAAAtatgacagtgagaccctgtctctaaaaataaaaagaaagaaagaaagactactACTAGTACCTGTGTAGTCCTCTATGGAAGCTTCCCAACTTGGTACCCATCTCTGCCCTACAGAGGGAAATTTCTGTCTAGATTTGCTTGGTACTTTAACTACTTGTGTACtcttaatataatttttgtgcttttgaaCTTTTGAACTATAAataagtgttttatatatatatatgtaactgcATACTTTGTTTTCCTTGAATTTGTTCATTTAAGTAAAATTTCATAAAAGCTTTTATATACACTGACAATTTTCCCTAAGAAAGATTCACCAGTGGCCACCAGCATTATTATAAAAGCATTTTCTTATGTCTTATCAACACTGAATATAACCTGTCTTTTTTGGTATTCTCTCTCTTATCATTAACAAGCCTagttaaaatttggaaataaaaacatctGGATATGTTTTATCCAAATATGCATCTGGATAGTTGAAAAATGacatctcatttttttatttgaatttccttCATTACCTGCAAGGCTAAAAGtgttcatatgcttattggtcaATTGtatttcttctggggtttttttgttttgagatggagtctcactgtgtcatctaagctggagtgcagtggcaccatctcagctcactgcaacctccgcctcctgggttcaaaaaatTCTCTATGAGCCtaacgagtagctgggactacaggcgcccgtcaccacgcctggctaatttgtgtatttttagtagagccagggtttcaccatgttggccaggctggtctcgaactcctgacctcaagtgatccacccaccttggcctcccaaagtgttgggattacaggcgtgagccaccgcgcccggcctcttctttTGTTAATTCATGTCTTTGCTCGTTTTAAAAACTGGGATGTCTGTCTTTCACTAATTACTGCATATgggtttttaaaacatgttacgtatctatgtaacatatatatgcacatatatttattttatcatgttATAAAACTTTTCCTGCTTTGTCGTTGgtcaaatattttatgatatagtGGTTTAAATTTTGTATGCGATTAAATCTATCCATATTCTTTACTATGATTTCTAGCTTTGATGTCATGCCATAATTTAACTACTTTCTACTGTTagttattttggttatttccaaTTCTCCCCATTTAAAATAAGGCTGTAATAAACACTACTGTGCCAAAATGTTTGTCAAGTTTTCGTAGAGGTAAAATGACTGGGTAAAAGGTTTTAAACATTTAAGAATCAACTCTTTCCACGATACATTCCTGACAATGACATATGAACACACGTTTCATTGTACTCTTCTAACAGTTAAAACAAATATGCTTTGTACTATTTTGATAgacaaagctgtttttaaaatatttattagtcaTATCTATTCCTATCCATTGCCTAGGCTGCTTTGGTGTGTTAGTGGTTTTTTATCAGTATGTGTGTAATAGCCCTCAATGCAAttattttcttggtttattttttgcCCTATATATGCTTCATGTTCcagtctatttattttatttttatttttttagaggtgggatctagttatgttgtgcaggctggtttcaaactcccgggttcatgtgattctcccacctcagcctcccaagcaggtggGACTAAGGCATGAATCACTATGCCTGACTCATGTTCCCTTCCATATTTCTGAATAGAATAAACAAATATCATTAAGATGTCTAATCATGTCAATTAATTTACAAGTTTCTTGCAATTACAAACATATTGGTAATTGCAATATACTTTCACTGTTTAAACAGATAACTtaatctatattttcttttactttttaataatttatctaaatatttatctttttgatcTATCTATATTTTATGTTGACTTGAGGCAGAGACGACTTGATTTTTTTCCAGTTAACGAATTGTTCCAGTATAATTTACTGAATCATCTTTACTTCAAAAATACCttcaggatcacctgaggccaggacttagagactagcctgggcaacacagtgagaccctgtctttacacaaagttaaaaaaaaaaaaaaattaggcaggcatggtggtccatacctgtagtcccacctactccttgggaagctgaggcaggaggactgcttgagtctgggaagtcgaagctgcagtgagctatgacaatgcctctgcactccaacctgggtgacagactaagaacctgtctctaaaaataaataaataaatatataaagaaagagtTGCCCTGTGTaactatacaaaatatatatcttCTATCAGCCTCTtacttgaattttattatttctattcatttttcatgtgattttctTGAGTTGCCTAGGTACAAAATGGCCTAGAAGTGCAACacagaaatatttcttatttcctaTCTCATTACACTGGCCAGAGCATCAAGAATGatgttaggctgggcgtggtagctcacacctgtaatcccagcactctgggaggctgaggcaggtggattacttgagcccaggagttcaagagcagtctgggcaacgtggcaaaaccccatctctactaaaaatagaaaaattagccaggcatggtggctcatgcctgcagtcccagctactcaggtggctgaggctcgagaatcacttaaactcaggaggcagaggttgcagtgagctgagattgccccattgcactccagcctggaaacagaccaagaccttgtctcaaaacaataacatGACACGACATAACATTAGAAAGGGTTCAACCAGAACACCATCTATGCTCAGAGCTTTTTGGAGCTTGTTatctgataacttttttttttttttttttttttggagagttttgctcttgttgtctaggctggagtgcagtggtgtgatctcagcttactgcaacctctgcctcctgggttcaagcaattctcctgcttcagccttccaagtagctgggattataggcgccctccaccaaacccagctaattttttgtatttttagtagagacagggtttcatcctgttggccaggctggtcttgaactcctaacttcaagtgatccactgtgcctggcctgttatctgataatttttcagttttcttctctgattACTGGTCTACCCAGGTTTTCTACTTCaagtcaatttttattattttgtattattttccaaAACTTTATCTGAAATTTTCAAATTTCCCAATACTATACCCTATGATATTTTCTGAtagcttagaaaaataaaaacataggccaggcacagtggctcacgcctgtaaacccagcactttgggaggccgaggcaggtggatcgcttgaggccaggagttcaagatcagcctggccaacatggtgaaaccctgtgtctactaaaaatacaaaaattagccaaatgtagtggtgtgcacccgcaattccagctacttaggtggctgaggcacgagaatcacttgaacccagtggcggaggttgcagtgagctgagatcgagccattgcactccagcctgggggacagaacaagaccgtctgaaaaacaaaacaaaacaaacaaaacacacaatatAGTCCTTAGTTCTTAATGCTcttatttgtatttatgtttaGATAAGGACCAGTTCTTAGGTTTATCAATTCTACTCTTAAAAATCTTTTggattaaaattttatctttagtgtttttttccccagagttTTTTTCCCCAGAGTTGTGGGGGTTTTTTCTTTGACATGaatgtttattttccttctttaataGTAACAGTTTTTAATGATAAGTATTTATCTATAGACACTACTTGGCTACTTTGATAAGTGGTATTTTCATTGTAATTCTTACGGTTTTAATCACCATTTCCATGCTAATGACTCCCAAATCTAGTTTAGCACTGAATTCTTCACTGAGCTTTAAACTGATATTAGAATGCCTAAGCATGAAGAGGCACTACCAATGTCAAAATCAACATGTAAACACATCACCTATCCCCCCATACTCCAGGTATTCTTTTCTTGTTCTAACATCATCccaaacaacaaaacagaaacttGGGGTTTATCCTAGATCATCCTCTTTTCCCATGTCTCCATAGCAAATCAATCACAAGTTCTTACTAATTTTACCCCTTTAATTTTATTCCCTCTTTTCTATCCCTACAAATATCATCTTTTTTCAGGCCCTTATCACTTCTTCTATAGTCTCTCACCTGAAGAAACTGACAGCTAACACTTTATTGATAGTATTGGTGATTCGAGAAGATCTGTAATATAAAGTATCTGAAAAccttaccactaaagaacttattggccaggcacggtggctcacgcctgtaatcccagcactctgggaggcccaggcaggcggatcatgaggtcaggagatcgagaccatcctggctaacacagtgaaaccccgtctctactaaaaatacaaaaaaattagccaggcgtggtggcgggtgcctgtattcccagctactcgggaggttgaggcaggagaacggcgtgaacccaggaggcagagtttgcagtgagccgaggtcgtgctactgcactccagcctgggcgaccgagcgagactctgtctcagaaaaaaaaaaaaaaaaaaaaaaaaagaacttattgatgtaaccaaacaccatctgttcccctaaaacttattgaaataaaataaataaataagtatctGAAAACTTTTCAAAGCAAAAATGTTGTCTGAAACATTATATTTCttctggaaaaaaatcaataaatacaaaagGTTTAGAAAGCTAGATAAAATATGCCTTTTAACAGGGCTGCTTACCTTTTATTATTCCTCACATTTTTAAGTCCCATTGTGTAATCTTCATTTAAACACATAGTATATTCAGAGATACCAAAGTGTTCTAATTTAGGAGTTACACACTCAAAATCATCCATTTTTAGTGCACATTTTGGAGTTTTTAGTACTTTTACTAGTGATTGTTTGGTAGGTGGAGTTACAATTATGGGCTCTTCCTTATAGTTGTTCACTGCCTGTGGAGGGTTTGGTAGAACTTGGGATACCATGTACCGCTCAAGTCCAAAGTCTGAAAGTTGTGGACTACGTGGAGACTTCTCAGAAATACAACTGCTTGCAACAGGAGGATCAGACAGATTATCTTTCACATCAGTCTTCTGAAAATTTTCACCATTAGACAACTCTGGGTCAGAGTTAATGGCTTCTTGCTTGTGTACTAGGAGGAAAAATCAGAATATTCTGGTCAAAcatcaaaatggaaaatttcatgTTTACAAAAACAACAGATAACAGCTTATCTGAAATTACCCAAGTCGGCAAAAGTTCTGATTGTCTAgacattttatttagtatttattgagacagagtctcgctctgccacccaggctggagtacagaggtgtgatcacagctcactgcagcctcgacctcctgggctcaagtgatcgtcccatctcagcccctggggtagctgggactaccggtgtgccaccatgctaagctaatttttaaatttctttttgtagagatggggtctcatcatgttgcccaggctggtgtcaaactcctgggctcaaatgatcctcctgccttggccccccaaagtgatgggatttcaggcatgagccaccacactcagctgaaaTGTTATTTCAATTGTCCCTTTAATAAAGTTCTGACATGTGTCTCTTGTGCACCCATATCCCAATGTGATTATACATTAGAGAAGGAAAGCAAGTTAAAGTGTTACAAGatgaaaaattaatattcacAAATAAAAGTCCAATTTTCTTACATCCTTAATGTGATTTACtagtttttcttaatattttctttttttttttttttcctcagacttTAGTGAGCATCAGAATATATTTTCTGTAGCTTtgactgttgcccaggctggagtgcagtggcacaatcacagataAGTAGGCAACAATGGGGGAAGGCCCCAGGTTGGGGAGAACAATGAACAACTGTTCTGAGAAAAGGCTAATCACAAACAACCTGCAGGCACAACAacgttgttccttt is from Pongo abelii isolate AG06213 chromosome 14, NHGRI_mPonAbe1-v2.0_pri, whole genome shotgun sequence and encodes:
- the SKA3 gene encoding spindle and kinetochore-associated protein 3 isoform X2; the protein is MRILYDLHSEVQTLKDDVNILLDKARLENQEGIDFIKATKVLMEKNSMDIMKIREHFQKYGYSPRVKKNSVHKQEAINSDPELSNGENFQKTDVKDNLSDPPVASSCISEKSPRSPQLSDFGLERYMVSQVLPNPPQAVNNYKEEPIIVTPPTKQSLVKVLKTPKCALKMDDFECVTPKLEHFGISEYTMCLNEDYTMGLKNVRNNKSEEAIDTESRLNDNVFATPSPIIQQLEKSDAEYTNSPLVPTFCTPGLKIPSTKNSIALVSTNYPLSKTNSSSNDLEVKDHTSLVLNSDTCFENLTDPSSPTISSYENLLRTPTPPEVTKIPEDILQLLSKYNSNLATPIAIKAVPPSKRFLKHGQNIRDVSNKGN